One window of Magallana gigas chromosome 2, xbMagGiga1.1, whole genome shotgun sequence genomic DNA carries:
- the LOC136272903 gene encoding ATP-dependent helicase wrn-1-like, giving the protein MAELDVVNRVCRKFNVKSLTEQQISAIDALKRGRDTFLGTKTGSGKSLVYESSPVVLGENGVTTVIAPLNSIMSEQIERLDKLGYRAVQISNDTDREAVTNGYFQFVFGSPEYLVGDDKWRDVLRSNIFTPKHNLIVVDEAHTVIQWGLEHDQEGPFREWFAHIGEMRSLCIGVPLLALTATASPTHRRQIMKNLCFRDHSCVILDSPDRPNIKLNVLKVKNNVDLENVFHWLTTALVEKREYLQRHLIFCNSIKDCASIYMLFLKICGSKYTCNFNMYHSKTSDATKEKIRKDMLEANGKIRVLICTNAAGMGVNFQNVNNIVHYGPPRDLDNLVQQMGRAGRDGTQSNELIIYKANQLKKVDDDVIKLLKSTVSCRRKIINEAYIQKHARASDHFCCDICELVCECESDSCPSTHSAKDVILSFRDEENELEMQREVGEEEKAIVQQRLHSLKDSILEGTKSFIHSDIVCGFFVDEIIAKLPCLFTVNDVLDKTSVDSLALASSIVQIITEIFNDNEMYALEEIDSD; this is encoded by the exons ATGGCGGAATTAGATGTTGTGAACCGAGTTTGTagaaaattcaatgtaaaatcGTTGACGGAACAGCAAATTTCGGCAATCGATGCGCTCAAGAGAGGAAGAGACACATTTTTAGGAACAAAGACGGGGAGTGGGAAATCTCTAGTGTACGAAAGCTCTCCAGTTGTTCTCGGAGAGAATGGTGTTACGACTGTGATTGCTCCACTTAACAGTATTATGTCTGAACAAATAGAGAGACTGGACAAGCTTGGGTACAGAGCTGTGCAGATATCAAATGACACCGATAGGGAGGCTGTAACGAACGGCTATTTTCAGTTTGTATTTGGGAGTCCTGAATATCTCGTCGGTGATGACAAATGGAGAGATGTCTTGAGAAGTAATATATTCACACCAAAACACAATTTGATAGTGGTCGATGAGGCCCACACCGTCATCCAAtg GGGGCTAGAACATGATCAAGAAGGGCCATTTAGAGAGTGGTTTGCGCACATAGGAGAGATGCGATCTTTATGCATCGGGGTACCATTACTGGCACTGACAGCTACAGCTAGCCCCACACACAGACGCCAGATTATGAAGAATCTGTGTTTTCGTGATCATTCTTGTGTAATTTTAGACAGCCCTGATAGgccaaatataaaattaaatgtattgaaagttaaaaataatgtagatttaGAAAATGTGTTCCATTGGTTAACAACTGCTTTAGTTGAGAAAAGAGAATATTTGCAgagacatttaatattttgtaactcTATTAAGGACTGTGCATCAATTTatatgctttttttaaaaatatgtggatctaaatatacatgtaatttcaataTGTATCACAGTAAAACAAGTGATGCCACTAAAGAAAAAATTCGTAAAGACATGCTTGAAGCTAATGGTAAAATAAGAGTGTTAATCTGTACAAATGCAGCAGGAATGGgtgttaattttcaaaatgtcaaTAATATTGTTCACTATGGTCCACCAAGAGATTTGGACAATTTGGTGCAACAGATGGGCCGTGCTGGCAGAGATGGAACACAATCAAATGAACTCATTATCTACAAAGCAAATCAACTTAAAAAGGTGGATGATGATGTAATTAAGCTTCTTAAAAGCACTGTTAGCTGTAGACGGAAAATTATCAATGAAGCTTATATTCAGAAACATGCAAGAGCTAGTGATCATTTCTGTTGTGACATTTGTGAATTAGTGTGTGAATGTGAAAGTGACAGTTGTCCATCAACTCATTCTGCAAAAGATGTTATATTGAGTTTTAGAGACGAAGAGAATGAACTAGAAATGCAAAGAGAGGTAGGAGAAGAAGAGAAAGCCATTGTTCAACAAAGACTTCACTCATTGAAAGACAGTATATTAGAAGGAACCAAATCTTTTATTCACAGTGATAttgtttgtgggttttttgttgATGAAATTATTGCAAAGTTGCCCTGTTTATTTACTGTAAATGACGTACTTGATAAAACAAGTGTTGATTCTTTAGCTTTAGCCAGCAGCATTGTCCAAATAATTACAGAAATATTCAACGACAATGAAATGTATGCATTGGAAGAGATTGATTCTGATTAA
- the LOC136272902 gene encoding uncharacterized protein isoform X1 codes for MDECILCLEKLPKKNRRNIYSDTFNVKKQLYEVLSFIPEQQLSPQYTCYRCFNKLNRLSKIDFDLENKLSALKREKDEIINQLRPQRNVLLPARPSVTSENSENVGGACSSTCTPRKSNKRLIIRTPTPRKTKKVLVQHTAQPKVRKRLSEDQLTPSKVKVHFRGRNDSKVRTRFIKDSPWVAVLKSLVRGCKAETISKKIFKIEMLKKELVKLMLSDLNSQCQILCKTSKPSVLRGQDEIHFKFESVCSELKERAPMLYDVLQTVTRKRNISRLAVAASVLLWNRNIHMSQVHQIIGQILDHGGATDETIQTLAEMGLSIGPQSVSKKRGKLVLQNTEKLNDNFQKQIRQTVLNHSISMSKRAERSVMEYEPPSADKTESGTTDVHFFDMVNSFKTPQANKYFTCPSDHSCLTVSSNDYVTRKEFCTDVPKSEPVHVLCNPTTELKSLTLNTKLGSIEFPSLPSRHLNHFQLNESVDVVANSERSRVILKDFITRNADQISPTIPRFEIIGDNLDHTISPTNMTKDKQRKSLHWFLNVAVQRRVLADDLPCDKPKADIMKVANSNFLPSREDCESFHINMIHHIAQVITKYIDCLQPYSQCIPKYIDHPYVKELSEKSKYSIVDLLDKSENKSDDMISILEHVHRKYVPHAGEDVVEKIVFGGDVLTNERAYSSQLAMMNNESELNRLAGVVHRPEGLHRIMNLLLVS; via the exons ATGGATGAATGTATATTGTGTTTGGAGAAACTGCCAAAGAAGAACCGCAGAAATATCTACAGTGATACTTTCAATGTAAAAAAGCAGCTATACGAAGTCCTCAGTTTTATTCCAGAGCAGCAATTATCACCGCAATACACTTGCTATCGATGTTTTAACAAGCTTAACAGGTTGAGCAAAATTGACTTTGATTTAGAAAACAAGTTATCGGCACTTAAGAGGGAAAAAGATGAGATCATTAACCAACTCAGACCTCAGCGAAATGTGTTGTTACCTGCTAGGCCTAGTGTCACATCAGAAAATTCAGAAAATGTTGGGGGTGCGTGTAGTTCTACATGCACTCCACGCAAGTCAAATAAACGTCTTATAATAAGAACTCCGACACCTCGCAAAACTAAGAAAGTCCTAGTACAACACACTGCCCAACCAAAAGTTAGGAAAAGACTTTCAGAAGAtcaactgacaccaagcaaaGTCAAG gtGCATTTTCGAGGTAGAAATGATTCTAAAGTAAGAACACGCTTTATCAAAGACAGTCCCTGGGTGGCTGTATTAAAATCCCTGGTGAGAGGCTGTAAAGCAGAGACAATCtccaaaaaaattttcaaaatagagaTGCTGAAAAAAGAACTGGTTAAGTTGATGCTGTCTGATCTAAACAGCCAATGCCAAATTTTATGCAAGACATCAAAACCTTCAGTATTGCGTGGTCAAGATGAAATTCACTTTAAGTTTGAGAGCGTCTGTAGTGAGCTGAAAGAGAGAGCACCAATGTTGTACGATGTACTCCAAACAGTTACCagaaagagaaatatttccaGATTAGCTGTAGCTGCATCAGTTCTGCTTTGGAACAGAAACATACATATGTCACAAGTACATCAAATCATCGGACAAATTCTAGACCATGGAGGTGCAACAGATGAG ACTATTCAAACTCTCGCTGAAATGGGATTATCCATCGGGCCACAGTCAGTGTCAAAGAAACGAGGAAAACTTGTCCTACAAAATACAGAAAAGCTGAATGACAATTTCCAGAAGCAGATTCGCCAAACTGTGTTGAACCATTCAATATCGATGAGCAAGAGAGCAGAGAGGTCAGTCATGGAGTATGAACCACCATCAGCAGACAAAACAGAATCAGGTACAACTGATGTTCATTTCTTTGATATGGTGAATTCATTTAAAACTCCACAGGCAAATAAGTATTTTACATGTCCATCTGACCATTCTTGCCTGACAGTATCAAGCAATGATTATGTAACAAGAAAAGAATTTTGTACTGATGTACCCAAGTCAgaaccagtacatgtattatgtaatcCAACTACAGAGTTGAAATCACTGACTTTAAACACCAAACTTGGTAGCATAGAATTTCCAAGTTTACCGTCAAGGCACCTGAATCATTTTCAGTTAAATGAATCAGTAGATGTAGTTGCCAATAGTGAAAGGAGCAGAGTGATTTTGAAAGACTTTATTACAAGAAATGCTGATCAGATTTCACCCACTATTCCAAGGTTTGAAATCATTGGAGACAATTTAGACCACACCATATCACCAACAAATATGACAAAAGATAAACAGAGAAAAAGTCTTCATTGGTTTTTAAATGTGGCAGTACAAAGGAGAGTGTTGGCAGATGATTTACCGTGTGATAAGCCCAAAGCAGACATTATGAAGGTAGCTAACAGCAACTTCTTGCCTAGTAGGGAAGATTGTGAAagttttcatatcaatatgatCCATCATATTGCGCAAGTCATTACCAAGTACATTGACTGTCTGCAGCCATATTCACAATGCATTCCTAAGTACATTGACCACCCTTATGTAAAAGAACTatcagaaaaatcaaaatacagcaTTGTTGACCTACTCGACAAGAGTGAGAATAAATCCGATGACATGATTTCAATTCTTGAACATGTGCATAGAAAATATGTTCCCCATGCAGGTGAAGATGTTGtggaaaaaattgtatttggtGGGGATGTCCTAACCAATGAACGTGCATATTCCAGCCAGCTGGCTATGATGAACAATGAAAGTGAACTAAACCGCCTTGCAGGAGTTGTGCATAGACCTGAGGGTCTCCATCGAATCATGAATTTACTCTTGGTATCCTAA
- the LOC136272902 gene encoding uncharacterized protein isoform X2 has product MNHHQQTKQNQNIYQQFYKPSSAADQGTLFQLRNVLQRRDVSGPDGVTEKFRSHMTFIRDCLDAFLLTACMEVLDIKSLDEKPKRTILPDLLHLQSEEEQHDWIKELCFQILDSFIYIEEDNLPTVTAQAAEMDNQELLISEMYEVESKQYTCTCDRKYKTKGHFKRHLQNEHNWVFHTATEESSESPSSKQDRIALWRSSFMKLALLLRDTEDAYKFGDGTRIFRNAKFEMMCADVANHSKYKLWLWRLLAYECALLSPREAFEYKWNCSSNIHGGLGKNIPNDNLVEICVHVIKKKMREQGANLTYESAKKIASCVQMQEEIRISVQQQLGMKTSGQTKPSVDKKKDLQLIINELRANDIFSYIPGRKFNAFKDFKDTFSRINLVNLHKWITSQKERASFEQQQ; this is encoded by the exons ATGAACCACCATCAGCAGACAAAACAGAATCAG AACATTTATCAGCAATTCTACAAGCCCTCATCAGCTGCAGATCAAGGGACTTTGTTTCAGTTGCGAAATGTCCTGCAGAGACGAGACGTTAGTGGCCCAGATGGCGTCACTGAGAAGTTCAG GTCTCATATGACATTCATCAGGGACTGTTTAGATGCATTTCTTCTCACAGCGTGTATGGAAGTATTAGACATCAAAAGCCTTGATGAAAAACCTAAAAGGACCATTCTCCCTGATTTGTTACATCTTCAAAGTGAAGAAGAACAGCATGATTGGATAAAAGAACTATGTTTCCAGATTTTAGACTCCTTTATCTACATTGAAGAAG ATAATTTGCCAACTGTCACAGCACAAGCTGCTGAGATGGACAACCAGGAGCTGTTGATCAGTGAAATGTATGAAGTTGAATCGAAGcagtacacatgtacatgtgatcGAAAGTACAAGACAAAAGGTCACTTTAAGAGACATTTGCAAAATGAACATAACTGGGTGTTTCATACAGCAACTGAGGAATCATCTGAATCACCATCATCTAAACAAGACCGCATAGCACTATGGCGCTCTTCATTTATGAAACTTGCGTTATTACTGAGGGACACAGAAGATGCTTACAAGTTTGGTGATGGCACACGTATATTCAGAAATGCTAAGTTTGAAATGATGTGTGCTGATGTTGCTAACCATTCCAAATATAAACTGTGGCTGTGGAGACTCTTAGCATATGAATGTGCTCTTCTGTCACCACGTGAGGCATTTGAGTACAAGTGGAATTGTTCCTCAAATATTCATGGAGGGTTGGGGAAAAATATCCCTAATGACAATCTCGTTGaaatatgtgtacatgtgaTCAAGAAAAAAATGCGGGAACAAGGTGCTAATCTTACTTATGAAAGTGCTAAGAAGATTGCCTCGTGTGTGCAAATGCAGGAAGAAATAAGGATCAGTGTTCAGCAGCAACTTGGCATGAAAACTTCAGGTCAAACCAAACCAAGTGTGGACAAGAAAAAAGATCTTCAACTTATTATCAACGAACTTAGAGCTAATGACATATTTAGCTACATTCCTGGGagaaaatttaatgcatttaaagattttaaggACACTTTTTCACGCATTAATTTGGTTAATCTCCATAAATGGATAACAAGCCAAAAAGAACGAGCTAGTTTTGAACAGCAACAGTAG